From the genome of Deltaproteobacteria bacterium:
GCGCCAACTTCTTCGCCGCCAATACCTTCGTAATCGCCGCCGTCAACGTCGTCTTCCCATGATCAATATGCCCAATCGTCCCTACGTTCACATGCGGCTTCTTCCGCTCAAACCGCGCCTTCGCCATGTCGTGCTCCTGTCCTTCTGTGTAGAATCAGTGAAAGAAAACTTCCCGAGAGGAGCAGGTCTACAAGGTCTCTCGTCACGGACCTGCCGCTTCCTGTAGTGTTTAGGGATGTGCAATACTAAAGAGTCTTACGAAAGAGTCAACCGCAGGTGTTTGCCTCTACCAGCGATAATGGGCAAAGGCCTTATTCGCCTCGGCCATGCGGTGGGTATCTTCACGCTTCTTCACCGCTCCCCCGCGATTCTGCGAAGCCTCGAACAGTTCTCCCGCAAGTTTTTCTTTCATATTTTTCTCTGGCCGCTGGCGTGCCGACTGGACAAGCCAACGCATGGCGAGGGAATTCCGTCGGTTGGTCCTTACCTCTACAGGCACTTGGTACGTTGCTCCACCGACGCGTCGAGAACGCACTTCAACGATAGGTTTCACATTATCGAGCGCTCGTCTAAAGACTTCGAGCGATTCCTCTCCACTGCGTTGATGGATCAGATCCATGGCTCCATAGAGGATGCGTTCGGTGGTTCCTTTTCTTCCGTCCAGCATCATCATATTGATGAACTTCGTCACCGTAGTATCGTGATGCTTCGGGTCGGGAAGTACCTCCCGCTTCTGTACCGGTCCTTTCCGCGGCATAATAATCCTTCTTTGATCTCTACTTAGGTTTCTTTGTCCCGTATTTCGATCGGCCTTGTTTCCGTTCCTGCACGCCGATCGAATCCAACGTCCCTCGCACAATGTGGTAGCGAACGCCAGGAAGATCTTTGACGCGACCTCCCCGGATAAGGACTACAGAGTGTTCTTGCAAGTTATGTCCTATCCCTGGGATGTACGCCGTCACCTCGATGCCGTTCGTCAGACGCACGCGGGCAACTTTTCTCAGCGCCGAATTCGGTTTTTTCGGAGTGGTCGTGTACACACGGGTACACACACCTCGTCGTTGCGGACAGGCTTGTAACGCCGGAGCCGTGAGCTTTTTCTTCTGTCGCTCCCGTCCAAAACGAACGAGCTGTTGAATCGTTGGCATTGATCCTCCTTACCTACCTCACGAAGCCTCACCCACCCGGGAAAGATCGGAGAGTGGTTCTTCGGATTCAGTCTCTACAGTACACACTTCTATCTTGTTGTAGGGCGGACTCCCCGTGCCAGCAGGGATGAGTCTCCCCATAATCACATTCTCTTTGAGCCCCAGCAGCATATCGACTTTGCCATGGATCGCTGCGTCGGTCAGCACTTTCGTGGTCTCCTGGAACGAGGCGGCGGAAATGAAGCTATCCGTCGACAAGCTCGCTTTGGTAATCCCCATCAGCAGGGACTTCGCTTCCGGCGGCTTCTCTCCTCGCGCCAGGACTTTTTCGGTTTCTTCCTGAAAGCGCCATTTCTCGACTTGCTCTCCGACCAGGAATTCCGAATCGCCAACTTCAGTGACACTCACCCGGCGCATCATTTGCCGAACGATCACCTCGATATGCTTGTCGTGGATGCGTACCCCTTGGAGGCGGTAGATTTCTTGGATGCTATCGACAAGGGACTTTGCCAGCTCCTTCTCTCCCAATACTCCAAGAATGTCGTGCGGGTTAGAGGACCCATCCATCAACGGCTCGCCAGCGCGGACCACATCTCCTTCACGGACGCTGATGTGTTTTCCTCGCGGGATGAGGTATTCCCGGGGCTCTCCAATATCGGGAGTGACGACGACTTTGCGCTTCCCTTTCGTATCTTTTCCGAAAGAGATGGCACCTTCGATTTCGCTGATGACGGCAAACTCTTTCGGCTTACGCGCTTCAAAGAGTTCGGCCACGCGCGGCAAGCCGCCGGTAATATCTTTCGTCTTTGTGGTTTCGCGTGGAATTTTCGCGACGATATCGCCAGCCTCGACTCGCTGTCCTTCGCCAACGTTGAGGTGAGCACCAACAGGCAACGGATAGCGCGCATCAAGACCGCTGGGCAACTTTGCGGTTTTTCCCATTTCGTC
Proteins encoded in this window:
- the tuf gene encoding elongation factor Tu (EF-Tu; promotes GTP-dependent binding of aminoacyl-tRNA to the A-site of ribosomes during protein biosynthesis; when the tRNA anticodon matches the mRNA codon, GTP hydrolysis results; the inactive EF-Tu-GDP leaves the ribosome and release of GDP is promoted by elongation factor Ts; many prokaryotes have two copies of the gene encoding EF-Tu): MAKARFERKKPHVNVGTIGHIDHGKTTLTAAITKVLAAKKLA
- the rpsG gene encoding 30S ribosomal protein S7; the encoded protein is MPRKGPVQKREVLPDPKHHDTTVTKFINMMMLDGRKGTTERILYGAMDLIHQRSGEESLEVFRRALDNVKPIVEVRSRRVGGATYQVPVEVRTNRRNSLAMRWLVQSARQRPEKNMKEKLAGELFEASQNRGGAVKKREDTHRMAEANKAFAHYRW
- a CDS encoding 30S ribosomal protein S12, which produces MPTIQQLVRFGRERQKKKLTAPALQACPQRRGVCTRVYTTTPKKPNSALRKVARVRLTNGIEVTAYIPGIGHNLQEHSVVLIRGGRVKDLPGVRYHIVRGTLDSIGVQERKQGRSKYGTKKPK